From the genome of Geothrix sp. 21YS21S-4, one region includes:
- a CDS encoding BrxA/BrxB family bacilliredoxin: MVAPMREELIDAGFQQLLTPDQVDAALQQPGTTLLVVNSVCGCAAAGARPGVTEALRRGELRFDRLVTVFAGMEKEATAQAREYFEGAQPTSPQAAILKDGQLVHLMQRPDFLNHAPEEIAASLTAAYRRTLG, encoded by the coding sequence ATGGTGGCGCCCATGCGCGAAGAACTGATCGACGCCGGCTTTCAGCAGCTCCTGACCCCCGACCAGGTGGATGCCGCCCTCCAACAGCCCGGCACCACCCTCCTCGTGGTCAACAGCGTCTGCGGGTGCGCGGCGGCGGGCGCCCGGCCCGGCGTGACCGAGGCCCTGCGGCGCGGCGAGCTGCGGTTCGATCGCCTCGTCACCGTCTTCGCCGGGATGGAAAAGGAAGCCACCGCCCAGGCCCGGGAGTACTTCGAAGGCGCCCAGCCCACCAGCCCCCAGGCGGCGATCCTGAAGGACGGCCAACTGGTCCACCTCATGCAGCGCCCGGATTTCCTGAACCACGCGCCGGAGGAGATCGCCGCGTCCCTCACGGCCGCCTACCGCCGAACCCTGGGCTGA
- a CDS encoding thioredoxin domain-containing protein: protein MSNRLAGSLSPYLLQHAHNPVDWFPWGDEALTKAKEEGKPIFLSIGYSACHWCHVMERESFENPAVAEALNAHFVSIKVDREERPDLDDLYMGAVQTLTGRGGWPMSVWLTPDLEPFYGGTYFPPESRGGMPGFLPLLRRIAEVWREDPGGIAAQAAGLAAELRRQAEVDPGAALPGESVLAAATAHFRRAYDPRWGGFGPAPKFPPSMVLELLLARGDAEDRAMAFRTLDAMWEGGMYDHLGGGFARYSVDGQWLIPHFEKMLYDNAQLAACYLSAFQASGDARYAQVARETLDYLLRDLLDPAGGFHASEDADSEGEEGRFYAFTPAEVREALGDADGARFCAAFGITEGGNFEHGRSVVHRFSCPREARLAEEDDRALRHRLRIWRDRRVRPGKDDKVVAAWNGLALSAFARGFQVLGDPRYLAAAQACAAFLRTALGREDHLLRVWRGGEAHTPGFLEDSAAVAEGLLDLFEADFDEGWLRWGEALGTGMLARFRDPDGDGFFSAEAGRADLLFRQKPAFDGALPSGNTLAARALLRLSRHLQREDFHQAAEGVLRCFGPSMARAPRAFPGLLGVLDLALREPLEVAVSGDPASEPARLLLAEIHRRHLPGRVVSASADQLLPLHEGRGGPRGGAVAFVCRGRTCAPPVSTPNALAGLLM from the coding sequence ATGTCCAACCGCCTCGCCGGCAGCCTCAGCCCCTACCTGCTCCAGCACGCCCACAACCCCGTGGACTGGTTTCCCTGGGGAGACGAGGCCCTGACCAAGGCGAAGGAGGAGGGGAAGCCCATCTTCCTCAGCATCGGCTACAGCGCCTGCCACTGGTGCCACGTCATGGAGCGGGAGAGCTTCGAGAACCCCGCGGTGGCGGAGGCGCTGAATGCCCATTTCGTGAGTATCAAGGTGGACCGGGAGGAGCGCCCCGACCTGGACGACCTCTACATGGGCGCCGTCCAGACGCTGACCGGCCGCGGGGGCTGGCCCATGAGCGTGTGGCTCACCCCGGACCTGGAGCCTTTCTATGGCGGTACTTATTTTCCGCCCGAATCCCGGGGCGGGATGCCGGGGTTTCTGCCGCTCCTCCGGCGCATCGCTGAGGTGTGGCGCGAGGATCCCGGCGGGATCGCGGCCCAGGCGGCGGGCCTCGCCGCGGAGCTGCGGCGGCAGGCGGAGGTGGATCCCGGCGCGGCCCTGCCGGGCGAAAGCGTGCTGGCGGCTGCGACCGCCCACTTCCGACGGGCCTACGACCCGCGGTGGGGCGGGTTCGGCCCGGCGCCCAAGTTCCCGCCCTCGATGGTGCTGGAACTGCTGCTGGCGCGCGGCGACGCGGAGGATCGGGCCATGGCCTTCCGCACCCTGGATGCCATGTGGGAAGGCGGGATGTACGACCACCTGGGTGGGGGCTTCGCCCGCTACAGCGTGGACGGGCAGTGGCTGATTCCCCACTTCGAGAAGATGCTCTACGACAACGCCCAGCTCGCCGCCTGCTACCTGTCGGCCTTCCAGGCCTCGGGCGACGCGCGCTACGCCCAGGTGGCACGGGAGACGCTGGATTACCTGCTGCGCGACCTGCTGGATCCCGCCGGGGGCTTCCACGCCAGCGAGGACGCCGACAGCGAAGGCGAAGAGGGCCGCTTCTACGCCTTCACTCCCGCGGAGGTGAGGGAGGCGCTCGGAGATGCGGACGGGGCGAGGTTCTGCGCCGCCTTCGGGATCACCGAAGGCGGTAATTTCGAGCACGGCCGCAGCGTGGTCCACCGCTTTTCCTGCCCGCGGGAAGCGCGCCTGGCGGAGGAGGACGACCGCGCCCTGCGGCACCGGCTGCGGATCTGGCGGGATCGCCGCGTGCGCCCCGGGAAGGACGACAAGGTGGTGGCGGCCTGGAACGGCCTCGCCCTCTCCGCCTTCGCCCGGGGATTCCAGGTGCTGGGCGACCCGCGGTACCTCGCCGCGGCCCAGGCCTGCGCCGCCTTTCTGCGGACGGCCCTCGGCCGGGAGGACCACCTGCTGCGGGTGTGGCGGGGAGGAGAGGCCCACACGCCGGGATTCCTGGAGGACAGCGCCGCGGTGGCGGAAGGCCTGCTGGACCTGTTCGAGGCGGATTTCGACGAGGGCTGGCTGCGGTGGGGGGAAGCCCTGGGGACCGGCATGCTGGCGCGGTTCCGGGATCCGGACGGCGACGGCTTCTTCAGCGCCGAAGCGGGCCGGGCGGATCTCCTCTTCCGCCAGAAGCCGGCCTTTGACGGGGCCCTGCCGAGCGGGAACACCCTGGCCGCCCGCGCTCTCCTGCGGCTTTCCCGCCACCTCCAGCGGGAGGACTTCCACCAGGCGGCGGAGGGCGTGCTGCGCTGTTTCGGGCCGTCGATGGCCCGGGCACCCCGGGCTTTCCCCGGTCTCCTGGGCGTCCTGGACCTGGCGCTCCGGGAGCCGCTGGAGGTGGCCGTCTCCGGCGATCCCGCCAGCGAGCCCGCGCGCCTTCTCCTGGCCGAAATCCATCGCCGCCATCTGCCGGGCCGGGTGGTGTCGGCCTCCGCGGACCAGCTGCTGCCGCTCCACGAGGGCCGGGGCGGGCCGCGAGGGGGAGCCGTGGCCTTCGTGTGCCGGGGCCGGACCTGCGCCCCGCCGGTTTCCACGCCCAATGCCCTCGCGGGTCTCTTGATGTGA
- a CDS encoding KH domain-containing protein: MDLDAFLRDVLTPLLDHPEALRIEVGGEGKKRDVLLFANPEDRGRIIGKHGRMISALRTLCRTAGDKAGLAVTLELDDRDEQEA, from the coding sequence ATGGACCTCGACGCCTTCCTGCGCGACGTGCTCACGCCCCTGCTGGACCATCCGGAGGCCCTCCGGATCGAAGTGGGCGGCGAGGGGAAGAAGCGGGACGTGCTCCTCTTCGCCAATCCCGAAGACCGGGGCCGGATCATCGGCAAGCACGGGCGGATGATCTCCGCCCTGCGGACGCTCTGCCGGACCGCCGGCGACAAGGCCGGCCTGGCCGTCACCCTGGAGTTGGACGACCGGGACGAGCAGGAGGCTTAG
- a CDS encoding DciA family protein, which produces MKPAPRHSSRRTPPRLLPLGAREPDRRAEARLRQAWGFVVGPALADRTRPLRVERNVLVMGCWELTCIAPLREAAAAVWPQIRDRIRRALGLALTDLQIVPCDPPPAVAPIPRDPDPLRAALHLLEVRRQERIRLGLEAD; this is translated from the coding sequence GTGAAGCCCGCGCCCCGCCATTCCAGCCGCCGCACCCCGCCCCGGCTCCTGCCTTTGGGCGCCCGGGAGCCCGACCGCCGGGCCGAGGCGCGCCTGCGCCAGGCCTGGGGCTTCGTGGTGGGCCCCGCCCTGGCGGATCGGACGCGGCCCCTGCGGGTGGAGCGCAATGTCCTCGTCATGGGCTGCTGGGAATTGACCTGCATCGCGCCGTTGCGGGAAGCCGCCGCCGCCGTCTGGCCCCAGATCCGCGATCGCATCCGCCGCGCCCTCGGCCTCGCGCTCACGGACCTCCAGATCGTCCCCTGCGATCCTCCGCCCGCGGTCGCGCCCATCCCGCGCGATCCGGATCCCCTCCGCGCCGCCCTCCACCTGCTGGAGGTCCGCCGCCAGGAGCGCATCCGCCTGGGCCTCGAGGCCGACTAG
- the ffh gene encoding signal recognition particle protein, which translates to MFDSLTQKLSQAMKALRGQSKLTEANLEAVLREVRMALLEADVHVSVARTFLQRVKEKALGVEVMQGLNPAQAFIDIVHRELVEIMGGQAPEHPIAFSAKPPTVVMMVGLQGAGKTTTCGKLAVFLKKLGRSPLLVPADVYRPAAIEQLHVVAKDAGVPSFRTEEKEPVAICAAALAEAKLKGWDTVILDTAGRLHLDEALMEELARIKAATSPDEILFVADAMTGQDAVRSATAFHEKLGITGVVLTKADGDTRGGAAFSIKQATGQPLKFVGEGEKLEDFQRFHPDRMAQRILGMGDVLSLIEHAKDKLDEKEAEGLAKRLAKNQFTLEDMRKQFQQVQKLGSMNKILGMLPGLGQMKDQLAQVATDKRIKHLEAILNSMTVAERANHNLLDGKRKRRIAAGCGRPVSEINQLLKQFAETKKMMGQMNDPRFMARMQRMAKMGGGPNLPF; encoded by the coding sequence ATGTTCGACAGCCTCACCCAGAAGCTCAGCCAGGCGATGAAGGCCCTCCGGGGGCAGTCGAAGCTGACGGAAGCCAACCTCGAAGCCGTCCTGCGCGAAGTCCGCATGGCTCTCCTGGAGGCCGACGTCCACGTGAGCGTGGCGCGCACCTTCCTCCAGCGGGTGAAGGAGAAGGCCCTGGGCGTCGAGGTCATGCAGGGGCTCAATCCCGCCCAGGCCTTCATCGACATCGTCCACCGGGAGCTGGTGGAGATCATGGGCGGCCAGGCGCCCGAACACCCCATCGCCTTCTCCGCCAAGCCGCCCACCGTGGTGATGATGGTGGGCCTCCAGGGCGCCGGAAAGACCACCACCTGCGGCAAGCTGGCCGTCTTCCTCAAGAAGCTGGGGCGATCGCCCCTGCTCGTGCCCGCGGACGTCTACCGCCCGGCGGCCATCGAGCAGCTCCACGTGGTGGCGAAGGACGCGGGCGTGCCCTCGTTCCGCACGGAGGAGAAGGAACCCGTGGCCATCTGCGCCGCGGCCCTGGCGGAAGCGAAGCTGAAGGGCTGGGATACGGTCATCCTCGACACCGCCGGCCGCCTGCACCTGGACGAAGCCCTGATGGAGGAGCTGGCCCGGATCAAGGCCGCCACGTCCCCCGACGAGATCCTGTTCGTGGCCGACGCCATGACCGGCCAGGACGCCGTCCGCAGCGCCACCGCCTTCCACGAGAAGCTGGGCATCACGGGCGTGGTCCTCACCAAGGCCGACGGCGACACCCGCGGCGGCGCGGCCTTCAGCATCAAGCAGGCCACGGGCCAGCCCCTGAAGTTCGTGGGCGAGGGCGAGAAGCTGGAGGACTTCCAACGCTTCCATCCCGACCGCATGGCCCAGCGCATCCTGGGGATGGGCGACGTCCTCAGCCTCATCGAGCACGCCAAGGACAAGCTGGATGAAAAAGAGGCGGAGGGCCTCGCCAAGCGCCTGGCCAAGAACCAGTTCACCCTTGAGGACATGCGCAAGCAGTTCCAGCAGGTGCAGAAGCTGGGGTCCATGAACAAGATCCTGGGGATGCTGCCCGGGCTCGGCCAGATGAAGGATCAGCTCGCCCAGGTGGCCACGGACAAGCGGATCAAGCACCTGGAGGCGATCCTCAACTCCATGACGGTCGCCGAGCGCGCCAACCACAACCTGCTGGACGGCAAGCGCAAGCGCCGGATCGCCGCGGGCTGCGGCCGTCCCGTCAGCGAGATCAACCAGCTCCTCAAGCAGTTCGCCGAGACCAAGAAGATGATGGGCCAGATGAACGACCCCCGCTTCATGGCCCGGATGCAGCGCATGGCCAAGATGGGCGGCGGCCCCAACCTGCCCTTCTAG
- a CDS encoding MarC family protein — MDSSSFVSAIILLVLVTDPLGNIPLFIGLLRQVDPARRQRIIIREVLFAFAILLFFALFGQRVLKLMHLTDTSLGIAGGVILFLIALKMVFPHPEGRSGHRIHGEPFLVPLAIPFIAGPSAIATVLLLVSREPHRLWEWLGALSVAMAVSAVVLGFAEKIADFLGEQVTMAFERLMGLVLTAIAIEMLLGGIEKFVRQLSAAGI; from the coding sequence ATGGATTCATCCTCGTTCGTCTCGGCCATCATCCTGCTCGTTCTGGTCACGGATCCCCTGGGGAACATCCCGCTGTTCATCGGGTTGCTCCGCCAGGTGGACCCCGCCCGGCGGCAGCGGATCATCATCCGCGAGGTGCTGTTCGCGTTCGCGATCCTGCTGTTCTTCGCCCTCTTCGGCCAGCGGGTCCTGAAGCTGATGCACCTCACGGACACGTCCCTGGGAATCGCGGGCGGGGTGATCCTGTTCCTCATCGCCCTGAAGATGGTCTTCCCCCATCCCGAGGGCCGGTCGGGCCACCGGATCCACGGGGAGCCCTTCCTGGTGCCGCTGGCCATTCCCTTCATCGCGGGACCTTCGGCCATCGCCACGGTGTTGCTGCTGGTGAGCCGGGAGCCGCACCGCCTGTGGGAGTGGCTGGGGGCGCTATCGGTGGCTATGGCGGTCTCCGCGGTGGTGCTGGGATTCGCAGAGAAGATCGCCGATTTCCTGGGCGAGCAGGTGACCATGGCCTTCGAGCGGCTGATGGGATTGGTGCTCACCGCCATCGCCATCGAGATGCTGCTGGGGGGCATCGAGAAGTTTGTCCGCCAGCTCAGCGCCGCTGGCATTTAA
- a CDS encoding NADPH-dependent FMN reductase has translation MDLVLMGGSLRPASLNTRLLGHLAGELEARGHRITAFAGPALRFALFEEGLAPSPAVVALQQALLAAQGVVIVSPEYNAGIPGHLKNAVDWLSTLKPSPWTGLPVLLAAASPGAFGGARGLLAWRAALANMGAVALPEAITVPQADRHLDEAGKPVEARAEAAVGKAVEGFLSLAARLRPGA, from the coding sequence ATGGATCTGGTCCTGATGGGCGGGAGTCTTCGTCCCGCGTCCCTGAACACGCGCCTGCTCGGCCACCTCGCCGGCGAACTGGAAGCCCGTGGCCACAGGATCACGGCTTTCGCCGGTCCCGCGCTCCGCTTCGCGCTCTTCGAGGAGGGGCTCGCGCCCTCCCCCGCGGTGGTGGCGCTCCAGCAGGCCCTGCTGGCGGCGCAGGGGGTGGTGATCGTCTCGCCGGAATACAACGCGGGAATCCCGGGGCACCTCAAGAACGCGGTGGATTGGCTGAGCACGCTGAAGCCCAGTCCCTGGACCGGACTGCCGGTGCTGCTGGCCGCGGCGAGCCCGGGGGCCTTCGGCGGCGCTCGGGGCCTGCTGGCTTGGCGCGCCGCCCTGGCCAACATGGGCGCGGTCGCCCTGCCCGAAGCGATCACGGTGCCCCAGGCGGATCGCCACCTGGACGAAGCCGGAAAGCCCGTGGAGGCCCGCGCCGAGGCGGCGGTAGGGAAGGCCGTGGAAGGATTCCTGTCCCTGGCGGCGCGCCTCCGGCCCGGAGCCTGA
- the rpsP gene encoding 30S ribosomal protein S16, whose amino-acid sequence MLSIRLARNGAKKRPFYHIVVSENDRIPTGRAVEVLGFVNPIAGSGEAVRIDVEKAKSWLQKGAQPSKTVLDLFKKNQIL is encoded by the coding sequence ATGCTGTCGATCCGTCTTGCTCGCAATGGTGCCAAGAAGCGCCCGTTCTACCACATCGTCGTCTCCGAGAACGACCGCATTCCCACCGGCCGCGCCGTGGAAGTGCTGGGCTTCGTGAACCCCATCGCCGGCTCCGGCGAAGCGGTGCGCATCGACGTCGAGAAGGCCAAGTCCTGGCTCCAGAAGGGCGCCCAGCCCTCGAAGACCGTCCTCGATCTGTTCAAGAAGAACCAGATCCTGTAG
- a CDS encoding ribosome maturation factor RimM: protein MLLAGHLAKVQGLKGEFLFHAVMDNPERLEGLKDLILAPPHMDLDRNESIPPARPAALRSFRWHQERPCLAFEGVPDRTAAEALKGWALWMPESAASLEEGESFRHQWIGCEVFMGGRKVGEVLRLDPGPAGYDMVVMRDLRPGRTGQRDIPYIKAWWTLDLPHRRLDVDPPEGLLDVNQIGG from the coding sequence ATGCTTCTGGCGGGTCATCTCGCGAAGGTGCAGGGCCTCAAGGGCGAGTTCCTTTTCCACGCGGTCATGGACAATCCCGAGCGCCTGGAGGGGCTGAAGGATCTGATCCTGGCTCCGCCGCACATGGACCTGGACCGCAACGAATCCATCCCTCCGGCCCGGCCGGCGGCGCTGCGGAGCTTCCGGTGGCACCAGGAGCGTCCCTGCCTCGCTTTCGAAGGCGTCCCCGACCGCACCGCCGCGGAGGCCCTGAAGGGCTGGGCGCTGTGGATGCCCGAATCCGCGGCCTCCCTGGAGGAAGGCGAGAGCTTCCGCCACCAGTGGATCGGCTGCGAAGTCTTCATGGGCGGGCGCAAAGTCGGTGAGGTGCTGCGCCTCGACCCCGGCCCCGCCGGCTACGACATGGTGGTGATGCGGGACCTCCGCCCGGGCCGGACGGGCCAGCGGGACATCCCCTATATCAAGGCCTGGTGGACCCTCGACCTCCCCCATCGCCGGCTGGATGTGGATCCCCCCGAGGGGCTGCTGGACGTCAACCAGATCGGCGGCTGA
- a CDS encoding CaiB/BaiF CoA-transferase family protein yields the protein MPKPLSHLRIVDLSCVLAGPFSTQLLADLGAEVQKLEPPGGDPSRGWGPPFEEGPSGESAYFRSANRGKKTRTIDLHTDAGRADLFELLKDADVLVENFRADSADRLGLGWKRLHAKFPKLIVASIRGFASDVTASRRAGYDFIIQAESGWMAITGEPGGRPMKVGVPLVDVLAGLYCANGIQAALLHRERTGEAIHIEVPLMEAALAGMVNVAAGSLMTGTAPHRWGNAHPQIVPYQSFRCADGEVAIGVGSDRQFEVLAMWLGLDLEARPEWKRNPGRVQDREELVALIEARTSAGTADEVLAFCEANAIPASRVRSVDDVLFRKGGELHNLLQPLFEEESNAMIPTLAAPLLLNGERACASLPPPRRP from the coding sequence ATGCCCAAGCCCCTTTCCCACCTGAGGATCGTGGACCTGTCCTGCGTGCTCGCGGGGCCCTTCTCCACGCAGCTCCTGGCGGATCTCGGCGCCGAGGTCCAGAAGCTGGAACCGCCGGGCGGCGATCCCTCCCGCGGCTGGGGGCCGCCCTTCGAGGAGGGTCCCTCGGGTGAAAGCGCCTACTTCCGCTCCGCCAACCGGGGGAAGAAGACCCGCACCATCGACCTCCACACGGACGCGGGCCGGGCGGATCTCTTCGAGCTGCTGAAGGACGCGGACGTCCTGGTGGAAAACTTCCGCGCGGACTCCGCCGACCGGCTGGGCCTGGGCTGGAAGCGGCTCCACGCCAAGTTCCCCAAGCTGATCGTGGCGTCCATCCGGGGCTTCGCCTCGGACGTCACCGCCTCGCGCCGGGCCGGCTACGACTTCATCATCCAGGCCGAGAGCGGCTGGATGGCCATCACGGGCGAGCCGGGCGGGCGGCCCATGAAGGTGGGCGTGCCCCTGGTGGACGTGCTGGCGGGGCTCTACTGCGCCAACGGGATCCAGGCCGCCCTGCTCCACCGCGAGCGGACGGGGGAGGCCATCCACATCGAAGTTCCCCTGATGGAAGCCGCCCTGGCGGGCATGGTGAACGTGGCTGCGGGCTCCCTGATGACGGGCACGGCGCCCCACCGGTGGGGCAATGCCCATCCCCAGATCGTCCCCTACCAGTCCTTCCGGTGCGCCGACGGCGAAGTGGCCATCGGCGTGGGCAGCGACCGCCAGTTCGAGGTGCTCGCCATGTGGCTGGGCCTCGACCTGGAGGCCCGCCCCGAGTGGAAGCGGAATCCCGGGCGGGTGCAGGACCGCGAAGAGCTGGTCGCCCTCATCGAGGCCCGCACCAGCGCTGGCACCGCCGACGAGGTCCTGGCCTTCTGCGAGGCCAACGCCATTCCCGCCAGCCGCGTGCGGAGCGTGGACGACGTACTCTTCCGCAAGGGCGGCGAGCTGCACAACCTGCTCCAGCCCCTCTTCGAGGAGGAGAGCAACGCCATGATCCCCACCCTGGCCGCGCCGCTCCTCCTCAACGGCGAGCGGGCCTGCGCCTCCCTTCCGCCCCCGCGCCGCCCGTGA
- the sppA gene encoding signal peptide peptidase SppA, which yields MKDFFKSFFAALLALMVAGGAVVVLFFGALAVLSSSGKPTVPGKAVLVFDLDTSLTDGERDPEPSEALSEALGGGGGRAQSLPAAIDALDRAASDSRITALFITGNLQAAGPAQLRELREAIQRFKAKKPVLAYNMGWTKRDYYLAGGATTLFVNPFGEIELNGLASEPMFFGEAFKKYGVEVQVTRVGKYKSAVEPYVLDRMSEPNREQIQKLLDDIWGEWKDTVAKDRKKAPADLQAIADERGLVEADEAKKLGLVDRVAPYDEVLDELKKLAGKEAKDKDFPQITLATYAGIPGDGKSGKTRIAVVVAEGEIVDGEGKAAQVGGERLSRELRRLRLDERVKAVVLRVNSPGGSASASELIQREVILTKKTKPVVVSMGHLAASGGYWISTYGNRIFAEPSTITGSIGVFGLLPNVKKLANEHGITWDSVQTAKLANPMTLTRPKNEVELTRIQGLVDHIYDQFLAKVADSRKMSKEAVHEIAQGRVWSGQEALKLGLVDELGGLEAAVKHAATLAKAGDDYFLVGPEREPDTLKELLKSFGGKPRKLAKPGPVDVLAGGLFRQAEMLTSLNDPRGVYARLPFDLELK from the coding sequence ATGAAGGACTTCTTCAAGAGCTTCTTCGCCGCCCTCCTGGCCCTGATGGTGGCCGGAGGCGCCGTCGTGGTGCTGTTCTTCGGCGCCCTGGCGGTCCTGAGTTCCTCCGGCAAGCCCACGGTGCCGGGGAAGGCCGTCCTCGTGTTCGACCTGGACACCAGCCTCACCGACGGGGAGCGCGATCCGGAGCCCAGCGAAGCGCTCAGCGAGGCCCTGGGAGGCGGCGGGGGCCGCGCCCAGTCCCTTCCCGCGGCGATCGACGCCCTGGACCGGGCCGCCTCCGACAGCCGCATCACGGCTCTGTTCATCACGGGAAACCTCCAGGCGGCGGGTCCCGCGCAGCTCCGCGAGCTGCGGGAGGCCATCCAGCGGTTCAAGGCCAAGAAGCCCGTCCTCGCCTACAACATGGGCTGGACGAAGCGCGACTACTACCTGGCCGGCGGCGCCACCACGCTCTTCGTGAACCCCTTCGGCGAGATCGAGCTGAACGGCCTGGCCAGCGAGCCGATGTTCTTCGGGGAGGCCTTCAAGAAATACGGCGTGGAAGTGCAGGTCACCCGCGTTGGGAAGTACAAGAGCGCCGTCGAGCCCTACGTCCTGGACCGGATGAGCGAGCCCAACCGCGAGCAGATCCAGAAGCTGCTGGATGACATTTGGGGCGAGTGGAAGGACACGGTCGCCAAGGACCGGAAGAAGGCGCCTGCGGATCTCCAGGCCATCGCCGACGAGCGGGGGCTGGTGGAAGCCGACGAGGCGAAGAAGCTGGGCCTGGTGGATCGCGTCGCGCCCTACGACGAGGTGCTGGACGAGCTCAAGAAGCTGGCCGGCAAGGAAGCCAAGGACAAGGATTTCCCCCAGATCACCCTGGCCACCTACGCGGGCATCCCTGGCGACGGCAAGTCCGGCAAGACCCGGATCGCGGTGGTGGTCGCGGAAGGCGAGATCGTGGACGGCGAAGGCAAGGCCGCGCAGGTGGGCGGCGAGCGCCTCAGCCGCGAGCTGCGTCGCCTGCGGCTGGACGAGCGCGTGAAGGCCGTGGTCCTGCGCGTGAACAGCCCCGGCGGCAGCGCCTCGGCCTCGGAGCTGATCCAGCGGGAAGTGATCCTCACGAAGAAGACCAAGCCCGTGGTGGTCTCCATGGGCCACCTGGCGGCCTCCGGCGGCTACTGGATCAGCACCTACGGGAACCGCATCTTTGCGGAGCCCAGCACCATCACCGGGTCCATCGGCGTCTTTGGCCTCCTGCCCAACGTCAAGAAGCTCGCCAACGAGCACGGCATCACCTGGGACAGCGTCCAGACCGCCAAGCTGGCCAATCCCATGACCCTCACCCGGCCGAAGAACGAGGTGGAGCTGACCCGCATCCAGGGCCTGGTGGATCACATCTACGACCAGTTCCTCGCGAAGGTCGCCGACAGCCGGAAGATGTCCAAGGAAGCGGTCCACGAGATCGCCCAGGGGCGCGTGTGGTCCGGCCAGGAGGCCCTCAAGCTGGGGCTGGTCGATGAATTGGGCGGGCTGGAGGCGGCGGTGAAGCACGCCGCCACCCTCGCGAAGGCCGGCGACGACTACTTCCTGGTGGGCCCCGAGCGCGAGCCGGACACCCTTAAGGAACTGCTCAAGAGCTTCGGCGGGAAGCCCCGGAAACTGGCCAAGCCCGGTCCGGTGGACGTGCTGGCCGGTGGGCTGTTCCGCCAGGCGGAGATGCTGACCTCCCTCAACGATCCGCGCGGGGTCTACGCCCGGCTGCCCTTCGATCTGGAACTGAAGTAG
- a CDS encoding DUF4442 domain-containing protein: MSSRFERLKQTFGMRLFGWLKIPLLAAVRPSVVELGETRCVVRIPLRRRTRNHLGSMYFGALAIGADCAGGLLAMDQIKRSGGNVSLVFKAFQATFLKRPESDVYFICDEGEAIRDQVRRARASEERITEPMRIRAAVRLPDGTFDPVAEFTLELSLKRRS; the protein is encoded by the coding sequence ATGTCCTCCCGATTCGAGCGCCTGAAACAGACCTTCGGCATGCGCCTGTTCGGGTGGTTGAAGATCCCGCTACTGGCCGCCGTCCGCCCCAGCGTCGTGGAGCTGGGCGAAACGCGGTGCGTGGTGCGGATCCCCCTCCGCCGGCGGACGAGGAACCACCTGGGCTCCATGTACTTCGGCGCCCTCGCCATCGGCGCCGACTGTGCCGGCGGGCTTCTCGCCATGGACCAGATCAAGCGTTCGGGCGGCAACGTGTCGCTGGTGTTCAAGGCGTTCCAGGCCACCTTCCTCAAGCGCCCGGAATCCGACGTCTACTTCATCTGCGACGAGGGCGAGGCCATCCGCGACCAGGTGCGCCGCGCTCGGGCCTCCGAGGAGCGGATCACCGAGCCCATGCGCATCCGCGCCGCGGTCCGGCTGCCCGACGGCACCTTCGATCCCGTCGCCGAGTTTACGCTGGAGCTCAGCCTGAAGCGGCGGAGCTGA
- the cutA gene encoding divalent-cation tolerance protein CutA — MSDACMILTTCGSEETALTIAAALVDQAYAACVNIVPSIKSYYYFKGETHLDEEVMLVIKTTQEFFPQVSEVISDLHTYEVPEILMFPVEAGSDPFLEWIRQSVNRLA, encoded by the coding sequence ATGAGCGATGCCTGCATGATCCTGACCACCTGTGGCAGCGAAGAGACCGCCCTCACCATCGCGGCCGCCCTGGTGGACCAGGCGTACGCGGCGTGCGTCAACATCGTTCCCAGCATCAAGAGCTACTACTACTTCAAGGGCGAGACGCACCTCGACGAAGAGGTGATGCTCGTCATCAAGACCACCCAGGAGTTCTTCCCCCAGGTGTCCGAGGTCATCTCCGACCTGCACACCTACGAGGTGCCGGAAATCCTGATGTTTCCCGTGGAGGCGGGCTCGGACCCCTTCCTCGAATGGATCCGCCAAAGCGTGAATCGCCTGGCCTGA